Proteins from a single region of Lelliottia sp. JS-SCA-14:
- the galS gene encoding HTH-type transcriptional regulator GalS: MITIRDVARIAGVSVATVSRVLNNSALVSPETRETVMKAVTQLGYRPNANAQALATQVSDTIGVVVMDVSDAFFGALVKAVDVVAQQHHKYVLIGNSYHEAEKERHAIEVLIRQRCNALIVHSKALSDEELAGFMDQIPGMVLINRVVPGYAHRCVTLDNVSGAMMATRMLLNNGHQRIGYLASSHHIEDDDMRREGWQNALKEAGIVPSDSWIGTGSPDMPGGEAAMVELLGRNLQLTAVFAYNDSMAAGALTALKDNGIAVPQHLSLIGFDDIPIARYTDPQLTTVRYPIASMARLATELALQGAAGQQDVSATHCFMPTLVRRHSVAVKQIVAPITN; encoded by the coding sequence ATGATCACCATTCGTGACGTAGCCCGCATCGCGGGTGTTTCTGTTGCTACCGTCTCACGCGTGCTGAACAACAGCGCGCTGGTCAGCCCTGAAACGCGTGAAACCGTGATGAAAGCGGTGACGCAGCTTGGCTATCGGCCCAACGCCAATGCGCAGGCGCTCGCCACCCAGGTGAGCGACACCATCGGCGTGGTGGTGATGGATGTGTCGGATGCCTTCTTTGGCGCGCTGGTGAAAGCCGTGGACGTTGTCGCCCAGCAGCACCACAAATATGTGCTGATCGGTAACAGCTATCACGAGGCTGAAAAAGAGCGTCATGCCATTGAGGTGCTGATTCGCCAGCGATGTAACGCCCTGATTGTCCACTCAAAAGCTCTCAGCGATGAAGAGCTGGCCGGGTTTATGGATCAGATCCCCGGTATGGTTCTGATTAACCGCGTGGTGCCGGGCTACGCCCATCGCTGCGTGACGCTGGATAACGTCAGCGGGGCGATGATGGCGACGCGCATGCTGCTCAATAACGGCCATCAGCGCATCGGCTATCTCGCCTCCAGTCACCATATTGAAGATGACGATATGCGTCGGGAAGGGTGGCAAAACGCCCTGAAAGAGGCCGGGATTGTGCCGTCCGACAGCTGGATTGGCACCGGATCGCCGGACATGCCGGGAGGGGAGGCCGCAATGGTCGAGCTACTCGGGCGTAACCTGCAGCTGACCGCCGTCTTTGCCTACAACGACAGCATGGCCGCCGGGGCGCTGACCGCGCTGAAAGACAACGGCATTGCGGTGCCGCAGCATCTGTCATTGATTGGTTTTGATGATATTCCGATAGCCCGTTACACGGATCCGCAGCTTACCACCGTGCGTTACCCGATTGCGTCAATGGCCCGACTGGCGACGGAGCTGGCGTTACAGGGGGCCGCAGGGCAGCAGGATGTGAGCGCAACACACTGTTTCATGCCGACTTTAGTGCGTCGTCATTCAGTGGCTGTTAAGCAAATTGTGGCTCCGATCACTAACTGA
- the yeiB gene encoding DUF418 domain-containing protein YeiB — protein MERNVTLDFVRGVAILGILLLNIAAFGLPKAAYLNPAWYGEITRSDAWTWAILDLFAQVKFLTLFALLFGAGLQLLLKRGKRWIQSRLTLLVLLGFIHGLFFWDGDILLAYGLVGLICWRMIRDAHDVKNLFNTGVILYLIGIGVLVLLGMISGGATNRSWIPDAANLQYEQFWKLKGGVEAISNRADMLGDNLIALGAQYGWQLAGMMLMGAALMRTGWLKGEFSLAHYRRTGVILVLVGVIINLPAVVAQWVLDWDYRWCAFLLQAPRELGAPFQTIGYAALIYGFWPQLARFRLVAAVACVGRMALSNYLLQTLICTTLFYRFGLFMKFDRLQLLAFVIPVWAVNMVFSVIWLRFFRQGPLEWLWRQLTARAAGVSLSNTSR, from the coding sequence TCTCAATCCTGCCTGGTATGGCGAGATCACCCGCAGCGACGCCTGGACCTGGGCGATCCTCGACCTTTTCGCACAGGTTAAATTCCTCACCCTCTTTGCACTCCTCTTCGGCGCAGGGCTACAGCTGCTGCTCAAACGCGGCAAGCGCTGGATCCAGTCGCGCCTGACGCTGCTGGTGCTGCTCGGTTTTATCCACGGTCTCTTTTTCTGGGACGGCGATATTCTGCTGGCTTATGGATTAGTCGGCCTGATTTGCTGGCGCATGATCCGCGACGCGCACGACGTGAAAAACCTGTTTAACACCGGCGTCATTCTGTATCTCATTGGTATCGGTGTGCTGGTGCTGCTGGGGATGATCTCCGGCGGGGCAACCAACCGTTCGTGGATACCGGATGCGGCGAACCTGCAGTATGAGCAGTTCTGGAAGCTCAAAGGCGGCGTTGAAGCCATCAGCAATCGCGCCGATATGCTCGGCGATAACCTGATTGCGCTCGGCGCGCAGTACGGCTGGCAGCTGGCAGGAATGATGCTGATGGGCGCGGCCCTGATGCGCACCGGCTGGCTGAAAGGGGAGTTTAGTCTCGCCCATTACCGCCGCACGGGCGTGATTCTGGTGCTGGTGGGGGTGATCATTAATCTTCCCGCCGTCGTCGCGCAGTGGGTGCTGGACTGGGACTACCGCTGGTGTGCGTTCCTGTTACAGGCCCCGCGTGAGCTGGGCGCACCGTTCCAGACCATCGGCTACGCAGCGCTGATTTATGGCTTCTGGCCGCAGCTCGCGCGCTTCAGGCTGGTGGCTGCCGTGGCCTGCGTTGGGCGCATGGCGCTGAGCAATTACCTGCTGCAAACCCTGATCTGCACCACGCTTTTCTATCGGTTCGGCCTGTTTATGAAATTCGACCGACTCCAGCTGCTGGCGTTTGTTATTCCGGTCTGGGCAGTGAACATGGTGTTTTCCGTCATCTGGCTGCGCTTTTTCCGTCAGGGACCGCTGGAATGGCTGTGGCGTCAATTAACCGCACGTGCTGCAGGTGTATCATTGAGTAATACATCCAGATAA